One Streptomyces fagopyri DNA window includes the following coding sequences:
- a CDS encoding GlxA family transcriptional regulator codes for MLKNVAAVLLDGVHPFELGVICEVFGIDRSDDGLPVYDFAVASAEGPTLNTHAGFSLRTEHGLERLESADLIALPAGNSYASRSYPPELLAALRRGVDRGARVLSVCAGVFVLGAAGLLDGRRCAVHWRHADELARQYPRTTVEPDVLYVDADPVITSAGTAAGIDACLHIVRKEQGPEVANAIARRMVVPPHRDGGQAQYIERPLPRSTCDTVGEVLVWMERHLDEEVTVEQLAARAHMSPRTFARRFQQETGTTPYRWILRQRVLLAQELLEATDETMDAIADRTGFGTAAALRHQFVRSLGTTPQAYRRTFRVPGAA; via the coding sequence ATGCTGAAGAACGTGGCCGCCGTTCTCCTCGACGGAGTGCACCCCTTCGAACTCGGCGTGATCTGCGAGGTGTTCGGCATCGACCGCAGCGACGACGGGCTGCCCGTGTACGACTTCGCGGTCGCCTCCGCCGAGGGCCCGACCCTGAACACGCACGCGGGGTTCTCGCTGCGCACGGAACACGGCCTGGAGCGGCTGGAGTCGGCCGACCTGATCGCCCTGCCGGCCGGGAACTCCTACGCCTCACGCTCCTACCCGCCCGAACTGCTCGCCGCGCTGCGCCGCGGGGTCGACCGGGGCGCCCGGGTGCTCAGCGTCTGCGCCGGCGTCTTCGTGCTCGGCGCGGCCGGCCTGCTGGACGGTCGGCGCTGCGCCGTGCACTGGCGCCACGCGGACGAACTCGCCCGGCAGTACCCCCGCACGACCGTCGAGCCGGACGTGCTGTACGTGGACGCGGACCCGGTGATCACCTCGGCCGGCACGGCCGCGGGCATCGACGCCTGCCTCCACATCGTCCGCAAGGAGCAGGGCCCGGAGGTCGCCAACGCCATCGCGCGGCGCATGGTGGTGCCCCCGCACCGGGACGGCGGACAGGCCCAGTACATCGAACGCCCGCTGCCCCGTTCCACCTGCGACACGGTCGGCGAGGTGCTGGTGTGGATGGAGCGCCACCTCGACGAGGAGGTGACCGTCGAACAGCTCGCCGCCCGTGCCCACATGTCCCCGCGCACCTTCGCGCGCCGCTTCCAGCAGGAGACCGGCACCACGCCGTACCGCTGGATCCTGCGTCAGCGGGTGCTGCTGGCGCAGGAGTTGCTGGAGGCGACGGACGAGACGATGGACGCGATCGCGGACCGCACCGGGTTCGGCACCGCGGCCGCGCTGCGCCACCAGTTCGTGCGGAGTCTGGGGACGACCCCGCAGGCGTACCGGCGCACGTTCAGGGTCCCGGGGGCCGCCTGA
- a CDS encoding bifunctional albaflavenone monooxygenase/terpene synthase, with product MTVESVKPAHPGAPEPPAPPLAGGGVPVLGHGWRLARDPLGLFARLREHGEVVRLRLGPKTVYALTSPALTGAMALSPDFKIDGPLWESLEGLLGKEGVATANGPRHRRQRRTIQPAFRLDIIPEYGPVMEEEARALAERMGSGRPVDCTAESFRVAVRIAARCLLRGEYMDERAERLSIALATVFRGMYRRMVIPAGPLYRLPLPANRKFDRALADLHVLVDEIVAERRASGQKPDDLLTALLEAKNENGEPIGEQEIHDQVVAILTPGSETVASTIMWLLQVLVEHPEHADRVAAEVKSVAGDRPVAFDDVRKLSHTNNVVVEAMRLRPAVWILTRRAVTETELGGYRIPAGADIVYSPYAIQRDPRSYDRHLDFDPDRWLPERAKDVPKYAMSPFSVGNRKCPSDHFSMAQLSLITATVASRWRLEKASESNDATRVGITLRPHRLLLRTLPR from the coding sequence ATGACCGTCGAGTCAGTGAAGCCCGCGCACCCCGGGGCGCCGGAGCCGCCCGCCCCGCCCCTCGCCGGCGGCGGTGTCCCCGTCCTCGGCCACGGCTGGCGGCTGGCCCGCGACCCGCTGGGTCTCTTCGCCAGGCTGCGTGAGCACGGCGAGGTCGTCCGGCTCAGGCTGGGCCCGAAGACGGTGTACGCGCTCACCTCGCCCGCCCTCACCGGAGCGATGGCGCTGAGCCCCGACTTCAAGATCGACGGACCGCTCTGGGAGTCCCTGGAAGGCCTGCTCGGCAAGGAGGGCGTCGCGACCGCCAACGGGCCCCGGCACCGCCGGCAGCGGCGCACCATACAGCCGGCGTTCCGGCTCGACATCATCCCCGAGTACGGCCCGGTCATGGAGGAGGAGGCACGGGCCCTCGCGGAGCGCATGGGGTCGGGGCGGCCCGTCGACTGCACCGCGGAGTCGTTCCGGGTCGCCGTGCGCATCGCGGCCCGCTGCCTGCTGCGCGGGGAGTACATGGACGAGCGGGCCGAGCGTCTCAGCATCGCGCTCGCCACGGTCTTCCGCGGCATGTACCGGCGCATGGTGATCCCGGCGGGCCCGCTCTATCGGCTGCCGCTTCCGGCCAACCGCAAATTCGACCGCGCATTGGCCGATTTGCATGTCCTGGTCGACGAGATCGTCGCCGAACGACGCGCATCTGGTCAAAAGCCGGACGATTTGCTGACGGCCTTGCTGGAAGCGAAGAACGAGAACGGTGAGCCGATCGGGGAACAGGAGATCCACGACCAAGTCGTAGCGATACTCACCCCCGGCAGCGAAACCGTCGCGTCCACGATCATGTGGCTGCTGCAAGTCCTCGTGGAACACCCGGAACACGCCGACCGGGTGGCCGCGGAGGTCAAATCCGTGGCCGGGGACCGGCCCGTCGCATTCGACGATGTCCGGAAGCTGTCGCACACGAACAATGTCGTCGTCGAAGCGATGAGGCTGCGTCCAGCGGTTTGGATTCTGACGCGGCGTGCGGTGACCGAGACGGAGCTCGGCGGCTATCGGATTCCGGCCGGTGCCGACATCGTCTACAGCCCGTACGCGATCCAGCGTGACCCGCGGTCGTACGACCGGCACCTGGATTTCGACCCCGACCGCTGGCTTCCGGAACGCGCCAAGGACGTTCCGAAGTACGCCATGAGCCCCTTCAGTGTGGGCAACCGGAAGTGCCCGAGCGACCACTTCTCGATGGCGCAGCTCAGCCTGATCACGGCGACGGTGGCGTCCCGGTGGCGCCTGGAGAAGGCGTCGGAGTCGAACGACGCGACCCGCGTCGGCATCACGCTGCGGCCGCACCGGCTGCTGCTGAGGACCCTGCCGCGCTGA
- a CDS encoding GNAT family N-acetyltransferase — MDIVIRPARPREYPGVGEITVRAYLGDGLLDYGESDPYLGALRDVARRAAAAEVLVAVEGERILGAVTFVPRGGPMADVAGPGEAEIRMLAVAREARGRGAGTALVGACVDRARATGGCTRVVLSTQRTMRTAHRLYERLGFTRAPERDWNPVPHLDDILLLTYELALSHTP, encoded by the coding sequence ATGGACATCGTCATCAGGCCGGCGCGGCCGCGGGAGTACCCCGGCGTCGGCGAGATCACCGTGCGGGCCTATCTCGGGGACGGGCTGCTCGACTACGGGGAGAGCGACCCGTATCTCGGAGCGCTGCGGGACGTCGCGAGGCGGGCCGCCGCGGCCGAGGTGCTCGTCGCGGTCGAGGGCGAACGGATACTCGGCGCCGTGACCTTCGTCCCGCGGGGCGGCCCCATGGCCGACGTCGCGGGGCCCGGTGAGGCCGAGATCCGGATGCTCGCCGTCGCGCGCGAGGCCCGCGGCCGGGGTGCGGGCACCGCTCTCGTGGGCGCCTGCGTCGACCGCGCACGGGCCACCGGGGGCTGTACGCGCGTGGTGCTGTCCACCCAGCGCACCATGCGCACCGCCCACCGGCTCTACGAGCGCCTCGGCTTCACCCGCGCTCCGGAGCGCGACTGGAACCCGGTTCCGCACCTCGACGACATCCTCCTCCTCACCTACGAGTTGGCCCTCAGCCACACTCCGTAG
- a CDS encoding ribonucleotide-diphosphate reductase subunit beta, translated as MSTPNSEKNLLDPGFELTLRPMRYPDFYERYRDAIKNTWTVEEVDLHSDVADLAKLSEGEQHMIGRLVAFFATGDSIVANNLVLTLYKHINSPEARLYLSRQLFEEAVHVQFYLTLLDTYLPDPEDRTAAFAAVENIPSIREKAEFCFKWMDSVEKLDRLETKADRRRFLLNLICFAACIEGLFFYGAFAYVYWFRSRGLLHGLATGTNWVFRDETMHMSFAFEVVDTVRKEEPELFDDQLRQQVTDMLREAVEAELQFGRDLCGEGLPGMNTESMRQYLECVADQRLQRLGFAPVYGSENPFSFMELQGVQELTNFFERRPSAYQVAVEGSVGFDEEF; from the coding sequence ATGTCCACCCCGAACAGCGAGAAGAACCTGCTCGACCCGGGCTTCGAACTCACCCTGCGTCCCATGCGCTACCCGGACTTCTACGAGCGCTACCGGGACGCCATCAAGAACACCTGGACCGTCGAGGAGGTCGACCTCCACTCGGACGTCGCCGACCTGGCGAAGCTGTCCGAGGGCGAGCAGCACATGATCGGCCGGCTGGTCGCGTTCTTCGCGACGGGCGACTCGATCGTGGCGAACAACCTGGTCCTGACGCTGTACAAGCACATCAACTCCCCCGAGGCGCGCCTGTACCTCTCGCGCCAGCTGTTCGAGGAGGCCGTGCACGTCCAGTTCTATCTGACCCTCCTGGACACCTATCTGCCCGACCCCGAGGACAGGACGGCGGCCTTCGCGGCCGTCGAGAACATCCCGTCCATCAGGGAGAAGGCCGAGTTCTGCTTCAAGTGGATGGACTCGGTGGAGAAGCTGGACCGCCTGGAGACCAAGGCCGACCGGCGCCGCTTCCTGCTGAACCTCATCTGCTTCGCCGCGTGCATCGAGGGTCTGTTCTTCTACGGTGCCTTCGCCTACGTCTACTGGTTCCGCAGCCGGGGTCTGCTGCACGGTCTGGCGACGGGCACCAACTGGGTGTTCCGCGACGAGACGATGCACATGTCCTTCGCCTTCGAGGTGGTCGACACCGTCCGCAAGGAGGAGCCCGAGCTCTTCGACGACCAGCTCCGGCAGCAGGTCACCGACATGCTGCGGGAAGCCGTCGAGGCCGAGCTGCAGTTCGGGCGCGACCTGTGCGGTGAAGGACTGCCGGGCATGAACACCGAGTCGATGCGCCAGTATCTGGAGTGCGTCGCCGACCAGCGCCTCCAGCGGCTCGGCTTCGCCCCGGTCTACGGCTCCGAGAACCCCTTCTCCTTCATGGAGCTCCAGGGCGTCCAGGAGCTGACCAACTTCTTCGAGCGCCGTCCCTCGGCGTACCAGGTCGCCGTGGAGGGCTCGGTCGGCTTCGACGAGGAGTTCTGA
- the mctP gene encoding monocarboxylate uptake permease MctP, which produces MNDGVNGVALAVFIFFFAAVTVLGFLAARWRRADNEHSLDEWGLGGRSFGTWVTWFLLGGDLYTAYTFVAVPAAIYAAGAAGFFAVPYTILVYPLVFTFLPRLWSVSHKHGYVTTSDFVRGRFGSKGLSLAVAVTGILATMPYIALQLVGIQAVLDVMGVGGGENTNWFVKDLPLLIAFGVLAAYTYSSGLRAPALIAFVKDTLIYIVIAVAIIYIPIKLGGFDEIFHSASEKYAAAGAGGIVPAQAGQWTYATLALGSALALFMYPHSITATLSSRSREVIRRNTTILPLYSLMLGLLALLGFMAIAAGVKVTNGQLAIPQLFEDMFPDWFAGVAFAAIGIGALVPAAIMSIAAANLFTRNIYKDFIKPDATPQQETKVSKLVSLLVKVGALVFVLTMDKTVAINFQLLGGIWILQTFPALVGGLFTRWFHRWALLGGWAVGMLYGTLAAYGVASPTQKHFGGSSKEIPGIGEIGYLGLTAFVMNVVVSVVLTFVLRAFKAPDGVDETSPQDYTADAGDPGVKVELPPATAEAGH; this is translated from the coding sequence ATGAACGACGGCGTGAACGGCGTGGCACTCGCCGTCTTCATCTTCTTCTTCGCGGCCGTCACGGTCCTGGGCTTCCTGGCCGCGCGCTGGCGCAGGGCCGACAACGAGCACAGCCTCGACGAATGGGGCCTGGGCGGACGGTCGTTCGGCACCTGGGTCACCTGGTTCCTGCTCGGCGGCGACCTCTACACGGCGTACACCTTCGTCGCGGTACCGGCCGCGATCTACGCGGCGGGAGCGGCCGGCTTCTTCGCCGTGCCGTACACGATCCTGGTCTACCCGCTGGTCTTCACGTTCCTGCCGCGCCTGTGGTCCGTCTCGCACAAGCACGGCTATGTGACGACGTCGGACTTCGTGCGCGGCCGCTTCGGCTCCAAGGGCCTGTCCCTCGCCGTGGCCGTCACCGGCATCCTCGCGACCATGCCGTACATCGCGCTCCAACTGGTCGGCATCCAGGCCGTGCTGGACGTGATGGGCGTCGGCGGCGGCGAGAACACCAACTGGTTCGTCAAGGACCTTCCGCTCCTCATCGCCTTCGGCGTGCTGGCCGCGTACACGTACTCCTCCGGCCTGCGCGCGCCCGCACTGATCGCGTTCGTGAAGGACACCCTGATCTACATCGTGATCGCGGTGGCCATCATCTACATCCCGATCAAGCTGGGCGGGTTCGACGAGATCTTCCACTCGGCGAGCGAGAAGTACGCCGCGGCCGGCGCGGGCGGGATCGTACCGGCCCAGGCCGGGCAGTGGACCTACGCCACCCTGGCGCTCGGCTCCGCGCTCGCCCTGTTCATGTACCCGCACTCGATCACCGCGACGCTGTCCAGCCGCAGCCGTGAGGTGATCCGCCGCAACACCACGATCCTGCCCCTCTACTCCCTGATGCTGGGCCTGCTCGCCCTGCTCGGTTTCATGGCGATCGCCGCCGGGGTGAAGGTCACCAACGGCCAGCTCGCCATCCCGCAGCTCTTCGAGGACATGTTCCCGGACTGGTTCGCCGGTGTGGCCTTCGCGGCGATCGGCATCGGAGCCCTCGTCCCCGCGGCCATCATGTCCATCGCGGCCGCGAACCTCTTCACCCGCAACATCTACAAGGACTTCATCAAGCCGGACGCGACCCCGCAGCAGGAGACGAAGGTCTCCAAGCTGGTCTCGCTCCTGGTGAAGGTGGGCGCGCTGGTCTTCGTCCTGACGATGGACAAGACGGTCGCCATCAACTTCCAGCTCCTGGGCGGCATCTGGATCCTGCAGACCTTCCCGGCGCTGGTCGGCGGTCTGTTCACGCGCTGGTTCCACCGCTGGGCGCTGCTCGGGGGCTGGGCGGTCGGCATGCTCTACGGCACGCTCGCCGCCTACGGGGTCGCCTCGCCGACACAGAAGCACTTCGGCGGCAGCTCGAAGGAGATCCCCGGGATCGGGGAGATCGGCTACCTCGGCCTGACGGCGTTCGTCATGAACGTGGTGGTCTCCGTCGTCCTCACCTTCGTCCTGCGCGCCTTCAAGGCCCCGGACGGCGTGGACGAGACGTCACCGCAGGACTACACGGCGGACGCCGGCGACCCGGGAGTCAAGGTCGAACTGCCGCCCGCCACCGCGGAGGCGGGCCACTAG
- a CDS encoding ribonucleoside-diphosphate reductase subunit alpha, translating into MTIAPADPVSVSAQRAPVEAESAQRAPVETDGPGTTLLRTLTDFTADLPGADPGRVAAAALRGRSTHADEAELRELATEAAAGLISEDPVYSRLAARLLTVGIAEEAASQGVTTFSESITTGRREGLIADRTADFVDLHAARLDALIDTAGDDRFGYFGLRTLHSRYLLRHPITRKVVETPQHFMLRVASGLAEDDTARSVDEVAALYGLMSRLDYLPSSPTLFNSGTRHPQMSSCYLLDSPLDELDSIYDRYHQVARLSKHAGGIGLSYSRIRSRGSLIRGTNGHSNGIVPFLKTLDASVAAVNQGGRRKGAAAVYLETWHSDIEEFLELRDNTGEDARRTHNLNLAHWIPDEFMRRVDSDAPWSLFSPSEVPELVDLWGAEFDAAYRAAEAKGLAKKTIPARDLYGRMMRTLAQTGNGWMTFKDAANRTANQTAEPGHTVHSSNLCTEILEVTDDGETAVCNLGSVNLGAFVDTAAGDIDWERLDETVRTAVTFLDRVVDINFYPTEQAGRSNAKWRPVGLGAMGLQDVFFKLRLPFDSPAARALSTRIAERVMLAAYEASADLAERSGPLPAWEKTRTARGVLHPDHFDVELNWPERWAALRERVAAVGMRNSLLLAIAPTATIASIAGVYECIEPQVSNLFKRETLSGEFLQVNSYLVAELKKLGMWDAQTREALRESGGSVQGFTWVPREVRDLYRTAWEIPQRGLIDMAAARTPFLDQAQSLNLFLETPTIGKLSSMYAYAWKSGLKTTYYLRSRPATRIARAAQAQARPENTIPLQQVADPDAVACSLENPESCEACQ; encoded by the coding sequence GTGACCATCGCGCCAGCCGACCCGGTTTCAGTTTCCGCCCAGCGGGCCCCGGTGGAAGCGGAGTCCGCGCAGCGGGCCCCGGTGGAGACGGACGGTCCCGGTACCACGTTGCTGCGTACCTTGACCGACTTCACCGCCGACCTCCCCGGCGCCGACCCCGGCCGGGTCGCCGCCGCCGCGCTGCGCGGCCGGTCCACGCACGCGGACGAGGCGGAGCTGCGCGAGCTGGCCACCGAGGCGGCCGCGGGCCTCATCTCCGAGGACCCCGTGTACTCGCGGCTGGCCGCCAGGCTGCTGACGGTCGGCATCGCCGAGGAGGCCGCCTCGCAGGGCGTCACGACGTTCTCCGAGTCCATCACCACGGGCCGGCGCGAGGGCCTGATCGCCGACCGCACGGCCGACTTCGTCGACCTGCACGCGGCCCGCCTGGACGCGCTGATCGACACCGCGGGCGACGACCGCTTCGGCTACTTCGGCCTGCGTACCCTGCACAGCCGCTACCTGCTCCGGCACCCGATCACCCGCAAGGTCGTCGAGACCCCCCAGCACTTCATGCTCCGGGTGGCGTCCGGCCTCGCGGAGGACGACACGGCCCGGTCCGTCGACGAAGTGGCCGCGCTCTACGGCCTGATGAGCCGCCTGGACTACCTCCCCTCCTCCCCCACGCTCTTCAACTCCGGTACGCGGCACCCCCAGATGTCGTCCTGCTACCTCCTCGACTCCCCGCTGGACGAGCTGGACTCCATCTACGACCGCTACCACCAGGTCGCGCGCCTGTCGAAGCACGCGGGCGGCATCGGCCTGTCCTACTCCCGCATCCGCTCGCGCGGTTCGCTGATCCGGGGCACGAACGGGCACTCCAACGGCATCGTCCCGTTCCTGAAGACCCTCGACGCGTCGGTCGCCGCGGTGAACCAGGGCGGCCGGCGCAAGGGCGCCGCCGCGGTCTACCTGGAGACCTGGCACTCCGACATCGAGGAGTTCCTGGAGCTGCGGGACAACACCGGTGAGGACGCCCGCCGTACGCACAACCTGAACCTGGCGCACTGGATCCCGGACGAGTTCATGCGCCGGGTCGACAGCGACGCGCCGTGGTCCCTCTTCTCGCCCTCCGAGGTGCCCGAGCTGGTCGACCTGTGGGGCGCCGAGTTCGACGCGGCCTACCGCGCGGCGGAGGCGAAGGGCCTGGCGAAGAAGACCATCCCGGCCCGCGACCTCTACGGGCGCATGATGCGCACCCTGGCGCAGACCGGCAACGGCTGGATGACCTTCAAGGACGCCGCCAACCGCACGGCCAACCAGACGGCGGAGCCGGGCCACACCGTGCACTCCTCGAACCTGTGCACCGAGATCCTGGAGGTCACGGACGACGGGGAGACGGCCGTCTGCAACCTCGGCTCGGTCAACCTCGGCGCGTTCGTCGACACGGCGGCCGGCGACATCGACTGGGAACGGCTGGACGAGACGGTCCGCACCGCCGTCACCTTCCTCGACCGCGTCGTCGACATCAACTTCTATCCGACCGAGCAGGCGGGCCGGTCGAACGCGAAGTGGCGCCCGGTCGGCCTCGGCGCGATGGGTCTCCAGGACGTCTTCTTCAAGCTGCGGCTGCCCTTCGACTCGCCCGCCGCCCGCGCGCTGTCCACCCGTATCGCCGAGCGCGTCATGCTCGCCGCCTACGAGGCCTCCGCCGACCTGGCCGAGCGGAGCGGCCCGCTGCCGGCCTGGGAGAAGACCCGCACCGCCCGCGGTGTGCTGCACCCCGACCACTTCGACGTCGAGCTGAACTGGCCGGAGCGCTGGGCGGCGCTGCGCGAGCGCGTCGCCGCGGTCGGCATGCGCAACTCGCTCCTGCTCGCCATCGCGCCCACCGCGACGATCGCGTCCATCGCGGGCGTGTACGAGTGCATCGAGCCGCAGGTCTCCAACCTCTTCAAGCGCGAGACGCTGTCCGGTGAGTTCCTCCAGGTCAACTCCTACCTGGTGGCCGAGCTGAAGAAGCTCGGCATGTGGGACGCGCAGACCCGGGAGGCGCTGCGCGAGTCGGGTGGCTCGGTGCAGGGCTTCACCTGGGTCCCGCGGGAGGTCCGCGACCTGTACCGCACGGCGTGGGAGATCCCGCAGCGCGGTCTCATCGACATGGCCGCGGCCCGCACCCCGTTCCTGGACCAGGCCCAGTCGCTGAACCTGTTCCTGGAGACGCCGACCATCGGCAAGCTCTCCTCGATGTACGCGTACGCCTGGAAGTCCGGCCTGAAGACGACGTACTACCTGCGCTCGCGTCCGGCGACCCGCATCGCTCGCGCCGCCCAGGCGCAGGCGAGGCCCGAGAACACCATCCCCCTCCAGCAGGTCGCCGACCCCGACGCCGTCGCCTGCTCCCTTGAGAACCCCGAGTCCTGCGAGGCCTGTCAGTGA
- a CDS encoding putative Ig domain-containing protein, which translates to MSDTRSSRPARRLRRLLTTAVPALALTVAGLMAAPAAGAQTAPATGHTSRVTQNAKALTAPAAQAVHATGRAGQKVPTTRLCGAPTPGHAACFAQRRTDIKQKLAAAVTSDAAAAVSGLSPANLHSAYGLPSTGGSGLTVAVVDAYNDPNAESDLATYRSQFGLSACTKANGCFKQVSQTGSTTSLPTNDSGWAGEEALDIDMVSAVCPNCNIILVEATSPTDANLGTAENEAVALGAKFVSNSWGGSESSSQTGEDTSYFKHPGVAITVSSGDEAYGAEYPATSQYVTAVGGTALSTSSGTRGWTESVWKTSSTEGTGSGCSAYDPKPAWQTDTGCAKRMEADVSAVADPATGVAVYDTYGGSGWAVYGGTSASAPIIAGVYALAGTPGSADYPAKYPYSHTSSLYDVTSGNNGSCSTSYFCTATTGYDGPTGWGTPHGTAAFTSGTSTGNTVTVTAPGNQSTATGGSVGLQISASDSAGATLTYSASGLPTGLSINSSTGLISGTASTAGTYSTTVTATDSTGASGSASFTWTVSSGGGGTCSSAQLLGNPGFESGNTTWTASSGVITNDTGEAAHAGSYKAWLDGYGSTHTDTLSQSVTIPAGCKASFTFYLHIDTAETTTTSAYDKLTVTAGSTTLASYSNLNKATGYAQKTFDLSSFAGSTVTLKFSGAEDSSLQTSFVLDDTAVTTS; encoded by the coding sequence ATGAGTGACACACGCTCCAGCAGGCCCGCCCGGCGGTTGCGAAGACTCCTGACCACCGCCGTCCCCGCCCTCGCGCTCACCGTCGCCGGTCTCATGGCGGCCCCGGCCGCCGGTGCCCAGACCGCGCCCGCCACCGGACACACCTCCCGCGTGACCCAGAACGCGAAGGCACTGACCGCCCCCGCCGCCCAGGCCGTCCACGCGACGGGCAGGGCGGGCCAGAAGGTGCCGACCACCCGTCTGTGCGGCGCCCCGACGCCCGGTCACGCGGCCTGCTTCGCCCAGCGCCGCACCGACATCAAGCAGAAACTGGCCGCCGCGGTCACCTCCGACGCCGCCGCCGCGGTGTCCGGTCTCAGCCCGGCCAACCTGCACAGCGCCTACGGCCTGCCCTCGACGGGCGGTTCGGGCCTGACGGTCGCCGTGGTCGACGCCTACAACGACCCCAACGCCGAGTCGGACCTCGCCACCTACCGCTCGCAGTTCGGCCTGTCGGCCTGCACCAAGGCCAACGGCTGCTTCAAGCAGGTCAGCCAGACCGGCTCGACCACCTCGCTGCCGACGAACGACAGCGGCTGGGCCGGCGAGGAAGCGCTCGACATCGACATGGTCAGCGCCGTCTGCCCGAACTGCAACATCATCCTCGTGGAGGCCACGTCACCCACCGACGCCAACCTCGGCACCGCCGAGAACGAGGCCGTCGCGCTGGGCGCGAAGTTCGTGTCCAACAGCTGGGGCGGCAGCGAGTCGTCCTCCCAGACCGGCGAGGACACCTCGTACTTCAAGCACCCCGGCGTCGCGATCACCGTCTCCTCCGGTGACGAGGCCTACGGCGCCGAGTACCCGGCGACCTCCCAGTACGTGACCGCCGTGGGCGGCACCGCGCTGTCCACGTCCTCCGGCACCCGCGGCTGGACCGAGTCCGTGTGGAAGACCAGCAGCACCGAGGGCACCGGCTCCGGCTGCTCCGCCTACGACCCCAAGCCGGCCTGGCAGACCGACACCGGGTGCGCCAAGCGCATGGAGGCCGATGTCTCCGCGGTCGCCGACCCCGCCACCGGCGTGGCCGTCTACGACACCTACGGCGGCTCCGGCTGGGCGGTCTACGGCGGTACGAGCGCCTCGGCGCCGATCATCGCGGGTGTGTACGCGCTGGCCGGCACCCCGGGCAGCGCCGACTACCCGGCGAAGTACCCCTACTCCCACACGTCGAGCCTGTACGACGTGACCAGCGGCAACAACGGTTCGTGCAGCACCTCGTACTTCTGCACCGCGACCACCGGCTACGACGGCCCGACCGGCTGGGGCACCCCCCACGGCACCGCCGCCTTCACCTCCGGCACCAGCACCGGCAACACGGTGACGGTCACCGCTCCGGGCAACCAGTCCACCGCCACCGGCGGCTCCGTCGGTCTGCAGATCTCGGCGAGCGACAGCGCGGGCGCGACCCTCACCTACAGCGCGAGCGGCCTGCCGACCGGGCTGTCGATCAACAGCTCCACCGGGCTGATCTCCGGCACCGCGAGCACCGCCGGCACCTACAGCACCACCGTCACCGCGACCGACAGCACCGGCGCCTCCGGCTCGGCGTCCTTCACCTGGACGGTGTCCTCGGGCGGCGGGGGCACCTGCTCCTCGGCGCAGCTGCTCGGCAACCCGGGCTTCGAGTCGGGCAACACCACCTGGACCGCCTCCAGCGGCGTCATCACCAACGACACCGGTGAGGCCGCGCACGCCGGTTCCTACAAGGCCTGGCTCGACGGCTACGGCTCCACCCACACCGACACCCTCTCCCAGTCGGTGACGATCCCCGCCGGCTGCAAGGCCTCCTTCACCTTCTACCTGCACATCGACACCGCGGAGACCACCACCACCAGCGCCTACGACAAGCTGACGGTCACCGCCGGATCGACGACCCTGGCGTCGTACTCCAACCTCAACAAGGCCACCGGGTACGCGCAGAAGACCTTCGACCTGTCCTCGTTCGCCGGCTCCACCGTCACCCTGAAGTTCAGCGGCGCGGAGGACTCCTCGCTCCAGACCAGCTTCGTCCTCGACGACACCGCCGTCACGACCAGCTGA
- a CDS encoding DUF3311 domain-containing protein: protein MSDVPEATPPVVRPDRTVTPVRVVIALCLIAPFVAMLWVGSYAKTDPAFIGIPFFYWYQMLWVLVSTALTVTAYQLWQRDQRARATTKGGADA, encoded by the coding sequence ATGTCAGACGTGCCGGAAGCGACACCACCGGTGGTGAGACCCGACCGAACGGTGACACCGGTCCGCGTGGTGATCGCCCTCTGCCTGATCGCCCCGTTCGTGGCGATGCTGTGGGTCGGCTCCTACGCGAAGACCGACCCGGCCTTCATCGGCATCCCGTTCTTCTACTGGTACCAGATGCTGTGGGTGCTCGTCTCGACCGCGCTCACCGTGACCGCGTACCAGCTGTGGCAGCGTGACCAGCGCGCCCGCGCCACCACGAAGGGCGGTGCCGACGCATGA